One stretch of Mastomys coucha isolate ucsf_1 unplaced genomic scaffold, UCSF_Mcou_1 pScaffold12, whole genome shotgun sequence DNA includes these proteins:
- the LOC116085644 gene encoding uncharacterized protein LOC116085644 isoform X1, with translation MPIVTGGFAAAPRVGARAGSQCAVGRQCGSRTCSPARTCTRTTSRRRFPTTRQHRPTTSSPFPMEVLDEFDSEFPMSVTFCQLISEDDFERQAATYTERALRRLFRTLDRNPALAERVVRKGKQTEIEQRGILSNLWAKFVCTVQGDLNQCNNMGALEMHQRLEQLKRRIHRVHLYSQDAKKRRRRPKPRKADPIFRDRSTSPCLPLPPPLQPPPPQPVTTMASVVAASSSVYTMPRVFGPFPPLTGKPTEKLDISSSEVKLNWNGLSTTSKSHMVDLTPLVLNPGGFHFSYLAGNSAHKLHCSGFPWTPACSRSSNTVETPSPVVKASIFTPPVLLKFQPLPRPNDDSENDPGSAESTPAKESQ, from the exons ATGCCAATAGTTACTGGCGGATTCGCGGCGGCTCCGAGGGTGGGTGCCCGCGCGGGCTCCCAGTGCGCTGTGGGCAGGCAGTGCGGCTCACGCACGTGCTCACCGGCAAGAACCTGCACACGCACCACTTCCCGTCGCCGCTTTCCAACAACCAG GCAGCATCGGCCCACCACCAGCAGTCCATTTCCAATGGAAGTCCTGGACGAGTTCGACAGCGAATTCCCCATGAGTGTGACCTTCTGCCAGCTCATTTCCGAGGATGACTTCGAGAGGCAAGCAGCGACCTACACAGAGCGTGCTCTGCGACGCCTCTTCCGCACCTTGGATCGCAACCCAGCGCTGGCGGAGAGGGTCGTGCGGAAGGGCAAGCAGACTGAGATTGAGCAGCGCGGGATCCTCTCCAACCTCTGG GCGAAGTTTGTCTGCACTGTCCAGGGAGATCTAAACCAGTGCAACAACATGGGTGCCCTGGAGATGCATCAGCGCCTGGAGCAGCTGAAGAGGCGCATCCACCGTGTGCATCTGTATTCCCAGG ATgccaagaagaggaggaggagaccgAAACCAAGGAAAGCAGATCCTATCTTTCGAGACCGGTcaacctccccatgcctgccattaCCACCACCGCTGCAGCCGCCACCACCACAGCCTGTCACTACCATGGCCTCTGTAGTGGCTGCGTCATCCTCTGTCTACACTATGCCCCGGGTCTTTGGCCCCTTCCCTCCACTGACTGGCAAGCCG ACAGAGAAACTGGATATTTCAAGCTCTGAAGTAAAATTAAACTGGAATGGTCTTTCAACAACATCAAAGAG CCACATGGTTGATCTGACTCCCTTGGTCCTCAACCCCGGAGGTTTCCATTTCTCGTATTTGGCAGGAAACAGTGCACACAAGCTCCATTGTTCTGGCTTTCCCTG GACACCAGCCTGTAGCAGATCCTCCAACACTGTCGAGACTCCATCTCCTGTTGTGAAAGCCTCCATCTTCACTCCACCTGTTCTGCTCAAGTTTCAGCCTCTGCCCAGACCCAATGATGATTCAGAGAATGACCCTGGGAGCGCAGAGTCCACTCCTGCCAAGGAGAGCCAATAA
- the LOC116085644 gene encoding uncharacterized protein LOC116085644 isoform X3, with protein MEVLDEFDSEFPMSVTFCQLISEDDFERQAATYTERALRRLFRTLDRNPALAERVVRKGKQTEIEQRGILSNLWAKFVCTVQGDLNQCNNMGALEMHQRLEQLKRRIHRVHLYSQDAKKRRRRPKPRKADPIFRDRSTSPCLPLPPPLQPPPPQPVTTMASVVAASSSVYTMPRVFGPFPPLTGKPTEKLDISSSEVKLNWNGLSTTSKSHMVDLTPLVLNPGGFHFSYLAGNSAHKLHCSGFPWTPACSRSSNTVETPSPVVKASIFTPPVLLKFQPLPRPNDDSENDPGSAESTPAKESQ; from the exons ATGGAAGTCCTGGACGAGTTCGACAGCGAATTCCCCATGAGTGTGACCTTCTGCCAGCTCATTTCCGAGGATGACTTCGAGAGGCAAGCAGCGACCTACACAGAGCGTGCTCTGCGACGCCTCTTCCGCACCTTGGATCGCAACCCAGCGCTGGCGGAGAGGGTCGTGCGGAAGGGCAAGCAGACTGAGATTGAGCAGCGCGGGATCCTCTCCAACCTCTGG GCGAAGTTTGTCTGCACTGTCCAGGGAGATCTAAACCAGTGCAACAACATGGGTGCCCTGGAGATGCATCAGCGCCTGGAGCAGCTGAAGAGGCGCATCCACCGTGTGCATCTGTATTCCCAGG ATgccaagaagaggaggaggagaccgAAACCAAGGAAAGCAGATCCTATCTTTCGAGACCGGTcaacctccccatgcctgccattaCCACCACCGCTGCAGCCGCCACCACCACAGCCTGTCACTACCATGGCCTCTGTAGTGGCTGCGTCATCCTCTGTCTACACTATGCCCCGGGTCTTTGGCCCCTTCCCTCCACTGACTGGCAAGCCG ACAGAGAAACTGGATATTTCAAGCTCTGAAGTAAAATTAAACTGGAATGGTCTTTCAACAACATCAAAGAG CCACATGGTTGATCTGACTCCCTTGGTCCTCAACCCCGGAGGTTTCCATTTCTCGTATTTGGCAGGAAACAGTGCACACAAGCTCCATTGTTCTGGCTTTCCCTG GACACCAGCCTGTAGCAGATCCTCCAACACTGTCGAGACTCCATCTCCTGTTGTGAAAGCCTCCATCTTCACTCCACCTGTTCTGCTCAAGTTTCAGCCTCTGCCCAGACCCAATGATGATTCAGAGAATGACCCTGGGAGCGCAGAGTCCACTCCTGCCAAGGAGAGCCAATAA
- the LOC116085644 gene encoding uncharacterized protein LOC116085644 isoform X2 — protein sequence MPIVTGGFAAAPRVGARAGSQCAVGRQCGSRTCSPARTCTRTTSRRRFPTTRQHRPTTSSPFPMEVLDEFDSEFPMSVTFCQLISEDDFERQAATYTERALRRLFRTLDRNPALAERVVRKGKQTEIEQRGILSNLWGDLNQCNNMGALEMHQRLEQLKRRIHRVHLYSQDAKKRRRRPKPRKADPIFRDRSTSPCLPLPPPLQPPPPQPVTTMASVVAASSSVYTMPRVFGPFPPLTGKPTEKLDISSSEVKLNWNGLSTTSKSHMVDLTPLVLNPGGFHFSYLAGNSAHKLHCSGFPWTPACSRSSNTVETPSPVVKASIFTPPVLLKFQPLPRPNDDSENDPGSAESTPAKESQ from the exons ATGCCAATAGTTACTGGCGGATTCGCGGCGGCTCCGAGGGTGGGTGCCCGCGCGGGCTCCCAGTGCGCTGTGGGCAGGCAGTGCGGCTCACGCACGTGCTCACCGGCAAGAACCTGCACACGCACCACTTCCCGTCGCCGCTTTCCAACAACCAG GCAGCATCGGCCCACCACCAGCAGTCCATTTCCAATGGAAGTCCTGGACGAGTTCGACAGCGAATTCCCCATGAGTGTGACCTTCTGCCAGCTCATTTCCGAGGATGACTTCGAGAGGCAAGCAGCGACCTACACAGAGCGTGCTCTGCGACGCCTCTTCCGCACCTTGGATCGCAACCCAGCGCTGGCGGAGAGGGTCGTGCGGAAGGGCAAGCAGACTGAGATTGAGCAGCGCGGGATCCTCTCCAACCTCTGG GGAGATCTAAACCAGTGCAACAACATGGGTGCCCTGGAGATGCATCAGCGCCTGGAGCAGCTGAAGAGGCGCATCCACCGTGTGCATCTGTATTCCCAGG ATgccaagaagaggaggaggagaccgAAACCAAGGAAAGCAGATCCTATCTTTCGAGACCGGTcaacctccccatgcctgccattaCCACCACCGCTGCAGCCGCCACCACCACAGCCTGTCACTACCATGGCCTCTGTAGTGGCTGCGTCATCCTCTGTCTACACTATGCCCCGGGTCTTTGGCCCCTTCCCTCCACTGACTGGCAAGCCG ACAGAGAAACTGGATATTTCAAGCTCTGAAGTAAAATTAAACTGGAATGGTCTTTCAACAACATCAAAGAG CCACATGGTTGATCTGACTCCCTTGGTCCTCAACCCCGGAGGTTTCCATTTCTCGTATTTGGCAGGAAACAGTGCACACAAGCTCCATTGTTCTGGCTTTCCCTG GACACCAGCCTGTAGCAGATCCTCCAACACTGTCGAGACTCCATCTCCTGTTGTGAAAGCCTCCATCTTCACTCCACCTGTTCTGCTCAAGTTTCAGCCTCTGCCCAGACCCAATGATGATTCAGAGAATGACCCTGGGAGCGCAGAGTCCACTCCTGCCAAGGAGAGCCAATAA